A DNA window from Betta splendens chromosome 6, fBetSpl5.4, whole genome shotgun sequence contains the following coding sequences:
- the cfap161 gene encoding cilia- and flagella-associated protein 161, with translation MAHVKTYRTNVRIGNWNEDLSLEEEAKKEYLEKKERGELTAQKVDFLKLNILRPVKLSVTNDGGLHFGDIIMLVNEGGENRECSAVSINADVNSLSKAPSPGVQAPCGISAGRGLQPCTRTAFTITSVDGSPEGSALLYEQSFALKTTSGFAGGLFLASELRSFQKCAKKSRLQEVNLVDSDSFLSWWKIVHFDPQERLENEGLPVPANQKVLIKHCKTNQALAVLGDQVLWTTYGKEYEVTAHTFLDSHKAEQDTNHWMLCTSDPAGDSLLLFNRPVSATSLF, from the exons ATGGCTCATGTGAAAACCTATCGCACAAATGTGAGGATCGGGAACTGGAATGAGGACCTGAGCTTAGAAGAG GAGGCAAAGAAGGAGtatttggaaaaaaaggagagaggtgAGCTGACGGCCCAGAAGGTTGACTTTCTCAAACTGAACATTCTGAGACCA GTGAAGCTCTCTGTAACGAACGATGGAGGACTGCACTTTGGGGATATTATCATGCTGGTTAACGAGGGAGGCGAAAACAGGGAGTGCAGTGCAGTGAGTATTAATGCAGACGTGAACAGTTTGTCAAAGGCTCCTTCACCTGGCGTTCAAGCCCCATGTGGAATCAGCGCCGGTAGAGGTCTTCAGCCCTGCACACGCACTGCCTTCACCATTACCAG TGTCGATGGCAGCCCCGAAGGATCAGCTCTGCTCTATGAGCAAAGCTTTGCACTGAAGACAACAAGTGGCTTTGCAGGAGGA CTTTTTTTAGCGAGTGAGTTGCGAAGCTTTCAAAAG TGTGCAAAGAAGTCCCGTCTCCAAGAAGTGAACTTGGTCGACAGTGATTCCTTTCTATCGTGGTGGAAGATAGTGCACTTTGACCCCCAGGAGAGGCTCGAAAATGAGGGTCTGCCTGTTCCT GCTAATCAGAAGGTTCTCATCAAACACTGCAAGACAAACCAAGCCCTTGCCGTTCTGGGTGATCAAGTCCTTTG GACCACATATGGTAAAGAGTACGAGGTGACTGCACATACCTTCTTGGACTCTCACAAAGCAGAACAGGACACCAACCACTGGATGCTTTGCACCTCTGACCCTGCAGGAGATTCACTGTTACTCTTTAACCGCCCAGTGTCTGCGACATCATTGTTCTAA
- the cers3b gene encoding ceramide synthase 2 produces the protein MLQSVEEWLWWEHLWLPRNVSWADLEDGEGRVYAKASHLYVALPCALCLLLVRYVFERYLAVPAAAAWGIRDSVRRRAEPNPVLEKYFCSQARVPSHADVMSLSKKTSWPERRVEVWFRRRRNRDRPGLQKRFCEASWRCVFYSCAFVGGILVLYDKPWFSNLREVWVGFPKQSMLSSQYWYYLLEMGFYLSLIFSLAFDVKRKDFKEQVIHHIATLTLLSFSWISNYIRIGTIVMAIHDSADILLECAKVFNYAKWHSTANGLFVVFTFVYTGTRLVIFPFWVIHCTWVYPLDWYPPFFGYYFFNVMLLVLQILHIYWAVLIAQMVYKLICGKLEGDDRSDEEEDDSDSPEERRHKLNHSNGAGVRGRANGH, from the exons ATGTTGCAGTCGGTGGAAGAGTGGCTGTGGTGGGAGCATCTGTGGCTGCCTCGAAACGTGTCCTGGGCCGATCTGGAGGACGGCGAGGGTCGCGTCTACGCCAAAGCCTCCCACCTCTACGTCGCCCTGCCCTGCGCCTTGTGCCTGCTCTTGGTCAGATACGTGTTCGAGAG GTACCTGGCTGTACCCGCGGCCGCCGCCTGGGGAATCAGGGACAGCGTACGGCGGCGAGCGGAACCCAACCCCGTCTTGGAAAAGTACTTCTGCAGCCAAGCCCGGGTTCCATCACAT GCTGACGTGATGTCTCTCAGTAAGAAGACCAGTTGGCCGGAGAGGAGGGTTGAGGTCTGGTTCAGGAGGCGGAGGAACCGGGATCGACCGGGCCTCCAGAAGAGGTTCTGTGAggccag ctggaggtgtgtgttttactCGTGTGCGTTTGTTGGCGGGATCCTCGTTCTCTATGAT AAACCTTGGTTTAGTAATCTGAGGGAGGTTTGGGTAGGCTTCCCTAAACAG tccaTGCTGTCGTCCCAGTACTGGTATTACCTCTTGGAAATGGGCTTTTACCTTTCTCTGATCTTCAGCCTCGCGTTTGATGTGAAACGGAAA GATTTTAAAGAGCAGGTCATTCATCATATAGCCACACTAACTCTTCTGAGTTTCTCCTGGATTTCAAACTACATCCGTATCGGCACCATCGTCATGGCCATTCACGACTCGGCTGACATTCTATTAGAG TGTGCAAAAGTATTCAACTACGCAAAGTGGCACTCGACGGCTAACGGCCTGTTTGTGGTGTTTACATTCGTCTACACTGGCACAAGACTTGTTATTTTTCCTTTCTG GGTGATCCACTGTACATGGGTGTACCCGCTGGACTGGTATCCTCCCTTCTTTGGCTACTACTTCTTCAATGTCAtgttgctggtgctgcagaTACTCCACATCTACTGGGCTGTTCTCATCGCACAAATGGTTTATAAGCTGATCTGTGGCAAG CTTGAAGGCGACGACAggagtgatgaggaggaggacgacagtGATTCACCAGAGGAACGGAGACACAAGCTGAATCACTCGAATGGTGCAGGCGTTAGAGGTCGGGCTAACGGCCATTGA